A section of the Pan paniscus chromosome 11, NHGRI_mPanPan1-v2.0_pri, whole genome shotgun sequence genome encodes:
- the TEX53 gene encoding testis-expressed protein 53, translating to MGSKIFCCCRKTSEGSSTTVGFHNPRMFEQHHPRSFNLNTNSLHSAVPKRHPRLPYDNRMMLKACTLRRP from the exons ATGGGGTCCAAGATCTTCTGTTGTTGCCGCAAGACCAGCGAGGGGTCTTCCACCACTGTTGGCTTCCACAATCCAAGAATGTTTGAACAGCATCATCCACGGTCCTTCA ATCTGAACACAAATTCTCTCCACAGTGCTGTACCAAAAAGACATCCACGCCTCCCCTATGACAACCGCATGATGCTCAAGGCGTGCACCCTTAGGAGGCCATGA